The following is a genomic window from Meriones unguiculatus strain TT.TT164.6M chromosome 7, Bangor_MerUng_6.1, whole genome shotgun sequence.
GCTCTAAACAAAGAAACGCGCAGAGGTGGGACTTCAAGGAATGAGCTAACCACACAGGAGTTGATAGAACCAACCCTCTCTTCTGCTTCTTTACCTGCGCCCGGATGGCCAAAACAAAGGTAACCGGCATCTTTATGTGGTGCTTGGTAATCTGTGGTTGGactacttttttgttttaaaaggagggaagaagagctaagaagatggctcagctgctctgtagaggaatcttaattgagaacatggctgctctggcaagagatcatatccaaaaaGGTGTTCTGGGTCTGTGGGATCcagttggaatacaaacatgcctttaatccaggagacagaggcaagcagatctctgagttcaaggccaggctagaacagagcaagtttcaggtaaagaaaagcttaggtgtccaggcatggtggttcatgcctttaatcccaaacaatgaaggtaaagatagtgTTTGAAAGTGATACCTAACTGGGTGGCAgagaaagtgacaaatcagagaaagattagatagaataggatatgcccaactctcacgagaacagagggaaagggaagctacttaaggagaaatgcagagagagaggggggaggcatttttaccaggagagttttacagagaggttGAACGAGAGAACAAGCTAGGcccaggtgaagacagaaggagccagagaatgagaaggagccagaagattagaagagATTGCTGGAATTACTTTGAGGCCAAGATTGAATAAATTAggtgggagaggagtttgagccagaacagctgacttGAACcaaccagcccagagctcagtaacaagaaagggtgagcttattaagcagtaagtctcagaggctgaaaacattctaggcctaggttagactgtACGGAGGCCAGATGCTTCCAGGACGAGGCCTAGGTTAACTGACTGAGGCAATAATCTTCTGAGGCAACAATTGAAGCAGGTGAATAAAAGCATATTTTACCTGGCTTGCCATGCAAgtttgaagacctgagttcaaatccccagaggcCAAAATAAAATTGGCTCAGTAGCTTGTGTCCATCATTCCAGCCTGCTGGtgggaagagacagggagaaTTTCCCGATGCTCAGGGCCAGGTTAGTCTGGTGCACACAAGAGCTAACAAcaaagagaccctgactcagacaAGGTGGAAAGTGAGGGTGACACCTGAGGCGTGCCTACACGTCATTTACAAAGCAGACAGTCAAGTACGAAACGATGTTGGCAGAGCGTGGGTTTTTAGCCAGTAGTGGCCGTGACAATGCCCAAGGAAAGCAGACTTCAGTAAACTAAAGACATCTACTAGAGACAAAGAGCATTATAATGAGTGGATAAACCAGCGTACCAAGAAGATACGTTGGGAATATGCATCCAAGGACAGAGCTTGTGACAACGAAGCAAGACTTGATAGACCCGTAGGCCgtggagagcactggctgctctttcaggacAGAATTCATTTTCCAGTACCCACACGGGACAGCTCACAACAGCTTGTAAATCCAGATCTGGGAGGTGTGAACTCTCTTGGTCTCTGCACCtacatgagtacacacacacacacacacacacacacacacacacacaccttaaattGATAGAGCTGAATGGAAAACCTGACAAATCGGTCACCATCGGGCATTCTGACACTCCACTTTCAGTGACTGATGGTGCTAAATTAGATACTGTCGCCTTGATGGACCAAACCCTGGATTGTAAGGCAACATGAAAAAGCTTGAAAGAATGGAAGCCCTAGGATATGTTCTCTGGGTTTTAATGCAGTCACACAGAAGGTCAGGTAATACCAGAACAAACGGAAAACTTCCAGACATTTGAAACTGTGCCTGATACAACCCAAGTAGGCCACGGTAGTCtctgtggggtgggggggaggctcTCTCAAGTGTTGGAAATAAACAGGCActcaaacaaagagaaagaatcaTATATTTTTTTCCCCAGTCAGAGGGGATAAGCATAAACGTTGACGGGAGTGGGAACTAGAGATGCGGTGAAGTCGGAAGCCCCTGGGTCTGATGCCCAGTACGGTATAAATCCAGCATGGCGCCctacgcctgcaatcccagcacgaGGGAGGCGAAGCGAGGAGAATCACGAATGCAAGGCTACCACCCTCAGCCAGTTAGCAAGTTCAAGGCCGTATATAAATACAAACCAGGAGCTGAGGCGATGATTCAGTCGAGGGCTTCCAGCGCAAGCTGCGGGCCCAAGTTTGGATCGCCAAGCACCCACGTGTGAGCCGGGTGTGGgagtggcagagacaggcagatccctggagcccattggccagccagccttgctctcaaatcagtgagctctggctTCAGTGAGGGACCCCATCTCAAAGAAGACGCTGAATGTCAGCCTGGGCCTCCACACATATGCGCgctcgtgtgcacacacacacacacacacacacatgcacacatacacacacacacaggtgcatatCCTCCTACGAATACACATGCGCACgcacagaataaaaataagagGCTCTTCTGGTCCCTCCATTTGTCTACCCTATTTTTCGTGCCAGGCTTTATTGTAATTTGGGACTTGAGGTCACTGCAGTGTCTTGACATCCTGAGCAGCCAAGAAATGTTAGGGtcttctctgtgtcttttttttcccccaccatGAGCAACCTGGTGTtcagaggaagggagaaggaggggacgGGGGGGGGAAGCTATCAACAGGAGCACTGTTCTTTGGGGAGCCTGGGTAACCCTTTATCCTTCTTTCCCTGAAGGCACGGAGCCACTAATCAGATCTAATAACACAAAAATGGTTCAAATGGCCGTGCCTTTTACTAGGAACTTAAGCCTACCTTTAAAGCCTAGGCTTCTTGTTAGTGCTGTTGTTTATATAGAACATTTAAAAAGCTATTATGGGGTGGGGCCCGTGTGCTACAACACACATGTGGAGATCGGAGGACAACTTTCATGGAGTGcgttctctctccttccacctttacgtgGGCTCTGGAGATCAGACGCCGTCAGGCtcgcacctttacctgctgagccatctcgacCTCCCTCTGCTAATGTCTGACCGGCACAGATCGCTTCCTCTTTGTCTCCCAGAAAGTCTCCAAGCGggtgacaaacacacacacaaacaaaccccCCCATTTCTGGAAGAGTCAAAGAGCTCTGAGCTCCCTGACTCGATCTTCATCTTCTCCCCTGAGCTAGGTCCTTGTTGGCCATTCGTGGCATTTGGGAGGGCTTTGGGAGTAACCGTGGTAGCAATGTGCTCTAATAAAAGTGACCTACCTATTCTTGGGAAAGAAGATATCTTGTTGTGTTTTTGATGTAGCGTCTTGAATTcttgaagggggaaaaaatcagaAAGGCTTGTTAATGTCGGCGTGCCGGTATGAGAGTTGAAATTCTAAATCCCTAGAACGGCTTAGAAAAAGATAGGGAGATGAGGCCTTTAAAACACTGCTCGTGGTGCCCCCTGAGTCTTGCCAGGTGCCTTTGGCTGAGCTATGCTCGCCATGTGTGAAAGTTGCATTTCGCATGACCTAGCTGCTTAGGGATAAGCCTCTGTGCTGAGCACAGGACTAACTTCAGGGACACCCGGGACTGTGACAAGAGTGACCACATGCCTGCCAGTCCACTTCCGATGACTTGCGGTCATAGTGGGGCTTGCGGTCACCCAGCCTCCTCAGAATGCCCTGGTTTTCCATGGTGATTCTCACTAGCTCACGGTTCCTTGCTTCTCTGTTTAAGCTGAAAAACACAGAACGGGGGTGGAGGGATTTGAAGAAGAAAGCATGTCTCCAGGATGGGATGAAAGAAGAAAGCCTGGGACAGTGCAGTCTGGGAAATACACATGTGCAGGTCTCCATCGGTCGTCCTCAGCCCACGGCCTGCTGGGAGTCTAGTTATGTGGGATAGAGTCTTGGTGTTGAGCTCAGACTACACTCCAGCTCCGAATGACTCCATGTTGCATAATACAGTCTTCACCCTGTGCCTTGCCCTGAGAGACTCCATCTCCCAAGCAGCCTTTCACTCTATTTTGAGGATGCAGGATGAGTCTGCACCTGGCTGGCTCTGCAAAGAGCACCATCTGTCCAGAGCCACCCACACACCATGGACTGCTAATCTATTTATTCTGGGGAGCAGAGAGGCTCCCATCCTACATATTCATAAAGGTGAACTGGGATTGTAGGGGCACATGGGCACATTAAAACCCTATGGGTAAAGCTAGGCTCAAGAGCCAGACGgagagctgggaggtggtggcgcaggcctttaatcccagggcttgggaggcagagaggcaggtggatctctgtgagtttgagaccagcctgatctacatacagAGCAAGTTTTTGGACAACtcagagctacacacagagaaaccctgtctcaataaaccaaaaaccaaaccaaccaaaccaaccaaacaaacaaacaagaagagcctGAGGAAGGGTAACTCTCACCTGGACTCCATATAGAAATGGACATCTTGTTTTGGGATGCTGATGGCCCCAGTAACGGCTCATCGGACCAAATATGTAGATCAAGGGACAGGCCAAGAACAACTCCTGACTGTCCCAGCACAGCTCAGTTTCCTCTGTTGATACTTGAATTGCCACCTGCTTGTCCCGTTCACCCATCCAGACCTGAAATCCCCCAGTCCGCCCATTTGTTCATCTAGACCAGGTTCCACCCTTTTGCCTCTGAAGCCGGACTCAACTCCACAGCTCAACCTGACCCTGCTCCCTGATTCTTCTGCCCAGAGCCCCTAACCTTCTCCAGTGACCTTCACATGGATCATCTTATCAGGACAGAGACTATTGAGTCTATCCTTCCCCAGCTTTGGCCTCTCAGGCCTCTTTAGAATCTGTGAATGACTTATTTCTTTAAGCTTTTGTCATCATTCTGTAGCCTTACACATGTACACGCACAGAGAGTGTGTGACACTCAATGTGTAATCGAAGAGTTAATATAGTAATCAAGAAAGGAATAACTCCTTTTTATCTCAGCTAGGAcgatccaaaacaaaacagacaaaaaaccaaacaaaccctccTTCCTCTATTTATACATGCTGCCATTCTTTCCCTGATGTACACTTTCCCAGCCCCTACCGcactgcttctgtttctttggtttggtttttaaaaacaagTGGTGTCTTAGGCAGGGAGTGTTTGGGGTTGGGAAATAATGCTCCTCATTTCATCTCTCCACTGCTGGCGGCACCTCGCATGCAGATTTAGTCAGGGGACTTTGTGATACTGATGGTTGGAGTGTCATAGCACAGTCTTGGTTAGGACGCTCTATCTGAATGTCTGTGGATCCTCCAAATCCACAGCCTGACCCCTAACTCTCAAACTGACACTAAGGGGTGGGCTGGAGGTGGGATTACACCCTCATGAAAGCAGTTGGGGGAGAGAACTCTTGCCCCTTCTGCCATGAGCTTCCGGTGCAAAGATGGCTGTCTGCAAAAAAAGGCAAGCGGCCCACACAGCAAGGCCACGCCTGAATCCACTGGTGCCTCTCTCCATTTTTGGACACGCCCGGCCTCCAGAACCGAGACGGAAACAGCTGCTGACTGCTTTGCACCTGAACCACCTGAACTACACAGGAGCATTTTGCAAAGGCATGTAAGTGTGTGCTCGGGACAAGGAGACGGCTAGGGAGTCTCTTCAATGGCCGCAGAGGTGGGATTTAGCTCCGGAGAAAGGTTCCTGCTTGGGGAGCTGTCCATCTCCACAGTGCGGTCCCttgcttctctcctccctcactcAAACCAGAAGGGAAGGCTGAGCTCCCTGAGaataaaatgcagagagagagagagagagagagagagagagagagagagagggagaacactACCTTTTTGAAAGATATTCGTTCCAGCAGTCCACGTGGGCCGGGCCGCGATAGGCATTGGCGATTTTCTGACACAGTTGTTTATTTTCGTACTCAATTTTGTCGATTCTCTTTTGCTCGCCCTGGCAAGAAACCCCAGCGTGGTGATGGCAGCACGGTGCGGCCTCCACTTAGAGGCACACATGGCCTTTCTCTTGGATTGTGAGAaaaagccccctccccccccccgtggaGAGGCCTGGTGGAATCTGGGCGGAGCTTAAGGAAATGAGGTGAATATGGGGAGAGGCATGTTGATGGATCTTTAGGTGGGTGGGTACTTGGAAGGCTCTGGGGAAATGGGTCTCCTCAgaacaaagatgaaaataaaatccaGCCCCAGGTGGCAAAATACCTGGAGTTTGCTCAGTTTTAAAATGTAATGTGTGTGCGCCATTGGAGGTTTGGTGTCGACGGCAGGCTTCACTAGAGGGGAAGAAAAGCATGGTTACAGTGATTCTAACGGCTGTAGGAACCCACAGGCCACCTGATCCCAACTGCCGAACATCCCATTTTTGAATTCTGACAGTCTGGTTTAATTTTCCCACCTGACAGCTCTGGAGGACTTGACAGAGGTAATAGAGCAATGAGGCCTAGCAAGTCCATATAGGTGGGtaggggagcaagccagtcagtAGAAAGCCAGCCCAGCATGCCAGAGATtcccaggtttgatccccagtactgcCTAAACCAAGCGGTGACATGCCAGGCTGGTAATTCCGGCACCCCAGAGGTGGAAGCAGGCAGCCTGGGAGTTGAAGATCATCCTTGGCCCTCAAGGCAGCTCCCGGCTCACCTGGGCTACGTGAGCCCCTCTCTCAAAAACCACAGAGGTAAATCTTCTTTCAACCCAGTGAAATAGCATCTTTCCCACGCCCTTCGCAATGTTACTGGGAAGTCTATTAGGGGCCGAACTCATGTTCTCTAACTTCGGCTCCAAAGAGTTTAAAAGTTGACACTTTCTAGCCCACGGATGTTCAGGTAGAGGATCGCCATGACCTCTTGGCTAAACTCAGCAGACGAGGCCGCATCGCCCCAAAGCTAGGGCTAGAGTAGTTCCTGTCCCTACGCTTCTTTGGTCGATCCTTCTAGAACTTCCGATGGCAGCGCCCAGCCCCAGCTGTCCACTTACCTATCTGTACTCTATTCTTGTGTAATATGTAGTGGCCAAAGTCAAGCTTTTTCCTGAAGTTTGTGCTTTGCCTGTGATTAGAAACAATAACAGGGTAGGCGAGGTAATCCAGGGAATTATTCATCTTCTCCtagtttctcttcagaaatgaGACACTGCCTCCCCTGCCAGGCACTTAGCTGTCCCCATGACAGGGTGTCATAGTTACCCAGTTATGACATCAGGGGCCAGTCTCAGTGGAAGGCCAGGAGAAGAGCATGTTTGGCTGTCTCTGAGCGGCCttctaaaaattttttaatttttaagttgagATAAAATTTATACATGTTAATGGGGTGTGGAGTAATCCGGTACTTACATGCCCTCTGTCATGACTGGATCAGGGTAAGTggcatgtctctctctttcccctcaaGCATTTACAGTTCTGTGCCGGACTTTTGGTTTCTTGCTAAGTCAGGTCCGCCTCAAGATGGAGGAAAAGGGGCTTTGAAGCTCCCCGCCTACCTGGAAAATAGATGTCGCCAACgatggaggggaagggaaaggcatGATGTGGAGGCCCCTGGCTAGCACAGGCAGAGAGGCTCAGGGAGGGAGGAGTTCCAGCCCTCATTGCGCCGGAGCTAGGAAGTCATAGTCTCCTGCAAAGTTTCCCTGATGATCTGAAGATCTGAGACTGTAAGCTTCTGTGGAGAGTGAAACACAAGAGCTGAGTTAGGATGTGGATTCCTGGATTCCAGAGACCGTATTTGCCCCTTTGGAGTTAGGGACCCTGCCGCCGTTTTCAAAAGCAACTGGAAAAGACACTTCGATTAAAGTGAGATACTGTGCCCTTTGCCCTTAGTGAAAACTCAGGAGAGGACCAGCTCCTGACACAGTGTGGCTCAGAGTGGAACGGCAGCTGCTCCAGGAAGACTGCGAAGGATAGAGCGAAGGGAAATTTACTCTACACTAGCTCCGCTTCCGCAGGTTCAAAGAGTTCACAGAGACGTGCTTCTGGTACTGCTGCACCTGATTATTCAGTGTTCGGAGCTGAAGCAGAGCTTTTGTGAgctcttgtgcatgctaggcaccTTACCAGCCCAGGAACCTCCTCAGCCCCTTGAATGTTTCTGGAATCTTTCCAGCAATCCTTGGAAGTTAGATGTTGCCATATTCTTTAATGCAATGCTTGGGACAGAGTGCTTTGGAATGTTAGAACATGTTAATATTTACAGAATGAGAGATTTAGGGAATGGATCAAGAGCTAAACATGAAATCCGTGTTCAGAGATGAACGTATCCCGAGTATAATGCTGTACAGTAATTTTTTAGCGCACCTGTGTTTTGACTGTCATCTGTCACAGGTCAGGTGCGAGAATTTCCCGCTTGCTTTGCGTTGGCACCCAAAAGTTACAGTTTTGTAAACACTTCAGTTCTCCAAAATTATAGCTGTTCAAACTATTATCGTGACTCTGTAGCACCCTCCTCCCTTTTATTCGCCAGCAAAGGGGCTAAAATTAATCACTCAGGGTCAGAGCGCCAGCCCAGGTGACCTACAGCCGCAGCTTTATCAACGCTGATTCCCGACGAGCATGATTCACAAAGAAGTGTCCCAGAGTTGGGCTCTTCCCTGTGACCTTGGGGAAGGATCCATCTCCCGGGATGGGCAAGTTGCGCCTCGGTTCAGCGGGGTGTAGCTGGGAAGGTGTGCTCTGACATGTGCGTGTGTTTGGAGTGAAGGAATGGACGCCCACGCTGCTGCTTCACAGCAAACCCCAGGGGACCCCGTTTTCCCGAAAGAGGGACACCAGGTACGCCCCCGGTGTCCTGTGCCTGCGCCTCCGCTGCCTTACCCAGGGCGAGGACCAGTGACTCGGGACTGACGACATCTCGGCCAGGGACGCGCTCCGGGGAAACGGCGGCGCGTGTCCTCTGCACTCCGCAGCGCCCCGCCGAGCGGCGCCCACAGCTTCCAGCACCCGGTGGGCCCGCCTCCGGGGCGGAGCTGGGCGGCTCCCGTTTGGGCAGCCCCGCCCCGCTGACCCGGCTTCTCCCCTCGCTCCATCCTGCCCCGGCGTGCTGGGCCCCGCCGCCGCCATGTCCAGCCCATTTGAGCTCTCGGTGCAAG
Proteins encoded in this region:
- the Cfap97d1 gene encoding sperm axonemal maintenance protein CFAP97D1 isoform X2, with translation MRAGTPPSLSLSACASQGPPHHAFPFPSIVGDIYFPVKPAVDTKPPMAHTHYILKLSKLQGEQKRIDKIEYENKQLCQKIANAYRGPAHVDCWNEYLSKSLNREARNRELVRITMENQGILRRLGDRKPHYDRKSSEVDWQNSRRYIKNTTRYLLSQE
- the Cfap97d1 gene encoding sperm axonemal maintenance protein CFAP97D1 isoform X1, whose translation is MNNSLDYLAYPVIVSNHRQSTNFRKKLDFGHYILHKNRVQIVKPAVDTKPPMAHTHYILKLSKLQGEQKRIDKIEYENKQLCQKIANAYRGPAHVDCWNEYLSKSLNREARNRELVRITMENQGILRRLGDRKPHYDRKSSEVDWQNSRRYIKNTTRYLLSQE
- the Cfap97d1 gene encoding sperm axonemal maintenance protein CFAP97D1 isoform X3: MTEGMQSTNFRKKLDFGHYILHKNRVQIVKPAVDTKPPMAHTHYILKLSKLQGEQKRIDKIEYENKQLCQKIANAYRGPAHVDCWNEYLSKSLNREARNRELVRITMENQGILRRLGDRKPHYDRKSSEVDWQNSRRYIKNTTRYLLSQE